From one Aspergillus fumigatus Af293 chromosome 8, whole genome shotgun sequence genomic stretch:
- a CDS encoding aromatic alcohol reductase, with protein sequence MPEYAKNQPAGFKNAIERVAIVGAGGTVGSHIVAALLKTGKHTVTALTRKNSSNRLPEGVLVARVDYDHEATIVDALKGQQFLIITIAHTAPRDTHSKLVQAAAKAGVPYIMPNGYAGDIDHIKLGEDTLLGPVAKANRDEIEGLGMQWITVCCGFWYDYSLAGGESRFGFNFGKRSLTIYDDGNTKISTSTLSQVGRALAKVLSLNELPEDENNKSLTLLTFLNKGLYLESFVVSQIDMFESVKRVTGTSDADWTITHEDTKKRYEDGLALVKRGNMAGFSNLLYARAFYPDDRGEFSAKPWFAGGEPG encoded by the exons ATGCCCGAGTACGCCAAGAACCAACCGGCCGGCTTCAAAAACGCCATTGAGAGAGTCGCCATTGTCGGT GCTGGAGGAACTGTTGGATCCCACATCGTCGCCGCTCTCCTTAAAACAGGGAAGCACACGGTCACAGCCCTCACCCGCAaaaacagcagcaacagaCTCCCTGAGGGCGTCTTAGTCGCCCGAGTTGATTATGATCACGAGGCCACCATTGTTGACGCGCTCAAGGGCCAGCAATTTCTCATCATAACCATAGCCCATACTGCGCCCCGGGACACCCACAGCAAGCTCGTCCAGGCAGCTGCTAAGGCTGGTGTTCCCTATATCATGCCCAATGGGTACGCTGGCGACATTGACCACATCAAACTTGGCGAGGACACGCTGCTGGGGCCCGTGGCCAAGGCTAATCGGGATGAGATTGAGGGGCTCGGCATGCAGTGGATCACGGTGTGCTGTGGGTTTTGGTACGATTACAGCTTGGCGGGCGGAGAGTCGCGCTTCGGGTTCAACTTTGGCAAGCGTTCCCTGACAATTTACGACGATGGCAACACCAAGATCTCTACTTCAACGTTATCGCAGGTTGGGCGCGCTCTGGCAAAGGTGCTGAGCCTGAACGAGCTGCCTGAGGACGAAAATAACAAGAGTCTTACTCTGTTGACATTTCTCAACAAGGGCCTGTACCTTGAGAGCTTTGTCGTCAGCCAAATTGACATGTTTGAGAGCGTTAAGCGCGTCACTGGCACCAGTGACGCTGACTGGACGATAACTCATGAGGACACCAAGAAGCGATATGAAGATGGCCTGGCGTTAGTCAAGCGTGGTAACATGGCAGGTTTTAGTAACCTGCTATACGCCAGGGCGTTTTACCCGGATGATCGGGGCGAGTTCTCAGCCAAGCCTTGGTTTGCCGGAGGAGAGCCTGGATGA
- a CDS encoding putative nucleoside-diphosphate-sugar epimerase produces MTKVIIAGVTGFVGQEVLSQCLAHPSITSIVALCRRELPTTHPKLHVHGTQEGDFLSYSDPQLTASLRGAGSCIWTLGITPSRASDEQTLRRVTLEYTSQAAKAFNNAFTASNEAKQGGSAGSKFRFVYVSGGLAERDQSKPLWFSAGFRRVRGQAENILLEHEAAHSTTFESYILRPGLVLTRQGTFTDRIRGLVPSVRVDVLARRAIDIVVEGHSKRIWENAQINEWKGVHGRHT; encoded by the exons ATGACGAAGGTCATTATTGCTGGCGTGACTGGGTTTGTGGGACAGGAGGTCCTTTCACAGTGCCTGGCCCATCCCTCTATCACTTCTATTGTTGCCCTATGCCGCCGTGAACTGCCCACCACACATCCCAAACTCCATGTCCACGGCACTCAAGAAGGAGATTTCCTCTCGTATTCAGATCCCCAACTCACTGCCTCTCTCCGAGGAGCAGGCTCTTGTATTTGGACACTAGGCATTACTCCCTCGCGTGCTTCTGATGAACAGACCCTCCGCCGGGTGACGCTGGAGTATACCAGCCAAGCTGCCAAGGCCTTCAACAATGCCTTTACTGCTTCAAATGAGGCAAAGCAAGGAGGCTCTGCCGGTTCGAAATTTCGTTTTGTGTATGTTAGCGGTGGTTTGGCTGAGCGAGACCAGTCAAAACCTCTGTGGTTCTCTGCGGGCTTTCGTCGTGTGAGG GGCCAAGCTGAGAATATCCTATTGGAGCACGAAGCTGCTCACTCCACCACATTTGAGTCATACATTCTGCGCCCGGGCCTTGTGCTGACTCGCCAGGGGACATTTACCGACCGCATCCGTGGTCTGGTACCCTCAGTGCGGGTGGATGTGTTGGCGCGGAGGGCGATTGATATCGTTGTTGAGGGACATTCGAAGAGAATCTGGGAGAACGCCCAAATTAATGAGTGGAAGGGTGTTCATGGTCGACATACTTGA